The proteins below come from a single Burkholderia sp. FERM BP-3421 genomic window:
- a CDS encoding MDR family oxidoreductase: protein MSASRFKALMLKETDGVVAPSIEWLGVDDLPDGDVTVDVHYSSINYKDAMALANRGIIRAFPAIPGIDFAGVVATSATPRFRPGDAVVLTGWGLGERRWGGFTQVERVDADWLVPLPPGLTLRQAMGIGTAGLTSMLCVLALERHDVRPTSGEILVTGASGGVGSLATVILAQLGYRVVAMTGRPGNEAYLKSLGAARTIGRDDYAGALKPGRHGMEPELFAGVVDTVGGPVLSSALARLAYGGCVAVCGLVGGIELETTVFPFLLRGVSVVGIDSVRCPTPRRIEAWQRLAQCVPLAALDSMLREVPLEGVVEAAAALAKGQGQGRTVVDLRAT, encoded by the coding sequence ATGAGTGCATCACGATTCAAGGCTCTGATGCTGAAGGAGACGGACGGCGTGGTCGCGCCGTCGATCGAATGGCTGGGCGTCGACGACCTGCCGGACGGCGACGTGACCGTCGACGTGCATTATTCGAGCATCAACTACAAGGACGCGATGGCGCTGGCCAATCGCGGCATCATCCGCGCGTTTCCGGCGATCCCGGGCATCGATTTCGCCGGCGTCGTCGCGACCTCGGCGACGCCGCGCTTCCGGCCGGGCGACGCCGTCGTGCTGACCGGCTGGGGACTCGGCGAGCGGCGCTGGGGCGGCTTCACGCAGGTCGAGCGCGTCGACGCCGACTGGCTCGTCCCGCTGCCGCCGGGGCTCACGCTGCGGCAGGCGATGGGCATCGGCACCGCCGGCCTCACGTCGATGCTGTGCGTGCTCGCGCTGGAGCGGCACGACGTGCGACCCACGAGCGGCGAGATTCTCGTGACGGGCGCGAGCGGCGGCGTCGGCAGCCTGGCGACCGTGATCCTCGCGCAGCTCGGCTATCGCGTCGTCGCCATGACGGGCCGGCCCGGGAACGAGGCGTATCTGAAATCGCTCGGCGCGGCGCGCACGATCGGCCGCGACGATTACGCCGGGGCGCTGAAGCCGGGCCGTCACGGCATGGAGCCGGAGTTGTTCGCGGGCGTCGTCGATACCGTGGGCGGCCCGGTGCTGTCGTCGGCGCTCGCGCGGCTCGCCTACGGCGGCTGCGTGGCGGTATGCGGGCTCGTCGGCGGCATCGAATTGGAAACCACCGTGTTTCCGTTCCTGCTGCGCGGCGTGTCCGTGGTCGGCATCGATTCGGTGCGCTGCCCGACCCCGCGGCGGATCGAGGCGTGGCAGCGGCTCGCGCAATGCGTGCCGCTCGCGGCGCTCGACAGCATGTTGCGCGAGGTGCCGCTCGAAGGGGTCGTCGAAGCCGCGGCGGCGCTGGCGAAGGGGCAGGGACAGGGCAGGACGGTCGTCGATCTGCGGGCGACGTGA
- a CDS encoding SDR family oxidoreductase gives MNLAGKTVFMSGGSRGIGLAIALRAARDGANVALAAKTATPHPQLDGTVFTAAKAIEDAGGRALPLIVDIRDEARVQAAVEETVAAFGGIDIVVNNASAIRLTGTLDTPPRRYDLMHGVNGRGTFVCVQACVPYLLKASNPHILTLSPPLSTDPRWFRDYPPYMIAKYTMSLFTLAFAAEFEHVGIAVNSLWPRTTIATAAVRNELGGADLIAASRKAEIMADAAHAILTQPATTCTGNFFIDDVVLLAAGVRDFAQYDVQAGSPLQADFFVDALPGMRAASSITKRAASS, from the coding sequence GATCGCGCTGCGCGCGGCCCGCGACGGCGCGAATGTCGCGCTCGCCGCGAAGACCGCGACGCCTCACCCGCAGCTCGACGGCACGGTGTTCACGGCCGCGAAGGCGATCGAGGACGCGGGCGGCCGGGCGCTGCCGCTCATCGTCGACATCCGCGACGAAGCCCGCGTCCAGGCCGCGGTCGAAGAGACGGTCGCGGCCTTTGGCGGGATCGACATCGTCGTGAACAACGCGAGCGCCATCCGCCTGACGGGCACGCTCGACACGCCGCCCAGGCGCTATGACCTGATGCACGGCGTGAACGGACGCGGAACCTTCGTGTGCGTGCAGGCGTGCGTGCCGTATCTGCTCAAGGCGTCGAATCCGCACATCCTCACGCTGTCGCCGCCGCTGTCGACCGATCCGAGATGGTTTCGCGACTACCCGCCGTACATGATCGCGAAGTACACGATGAGCCTGTTCACGCTCGCGTTCGCGGCCGAATTCGAGCATGTCGGCATCGCGGTCAACTCGCTGTGGCCGCGCACGACGATCGCGACCGCGGCGGTGCGCAACGAGCTGGGCGGCGCGGACCTGATCGCCGCGTCGCGCAAGGCCGAGATCATGGCCGACGCCGCCCATGCGATCCTGACGCAGCCGGCGACCACCTGCACCGGCAACTTCTTCATCGACGACGTGGTGCTGCTGGCCGCGGGCGTGCGCGATTTCGCGCAGTACGACGTGCAGGCGGGCTCGCCGCTGCAGGCTGACTTTTTCGTCGACGCGCTGCCCGGCATGCGCGCCGCCAGCTCAATCACGAAGCGCGCCGCGTCCTCGTGA